Genomic window (Vitis riparia cultivar Riparia Gloire de Montpellier isolate 1030 chromosome 4, EGFV_Vit.rip_1.0, whole genome shotgun sequence):
TGAgtaatgtattattattttttccgcTGACAGAATTCCTTATTCTTAAGATGGTAAGATTTCCATATGAATCTTTTGTTTTCCCTAATGGATgacaatatttaatttctttcatggttaataaattatttgggTCAGTAAATGTCTCCATCTCTTGTTTACTGCATTTCTATGAATCCTAGTCGAGGACTGTCAGTCGTCATTAGAGGCCTCTACGAttggttttttcatttttgttttaatcatCTATTTATAATCAGGTTTAACTTGCTGTTGCTGTGTCATATATTCTGTTTGTTTATAGGATGCCTTTGAAGAAAATAGTAAGATGGAATGCCATCCAAATCAGGCAAGTGCTTTTAAGACATGTGGGATTAGATTATCAGGTGTCAGTTTCAATGATGGTAAAGAGAAGTAGAAAATGGGTTACACAAAACCAGGATACATCTATTCCAGATGTCTTAGGTGTCTTAAACCCCTGGGAAAACCATTTAGGCAATTTGTAAATGTGTCAATGTTGATTTGGATTATTTCTGATGCCTATCAAAGTGGGAGCATGGGAGTGATTCTTAGAGGCTGTGAAAGTTTATAGCTACATATTTGCATCTAAGGGTACTTCTAATGTAATGCTTCGTTCTTCCTTTTGTTCTGAacagaatttttttattctatgtaAACAACATGATGTATCCGTTGGAATTATTATCTCCAGAGTATATTTTGTTCACTGATAATATTATATCCTCTTCAATGTTTTTCTATACACAACACAATGATTTTTATCTTCCAGGTTGAAGTTTCACTAATGTGTCCCTTTATATGGACTAATGTGCAGCACCTGCTGAAAAGCTTCAGGCTTTGATCCTGGCAGAGTCTGTGATATCTATACTGGGGGAGAGGTGGCTGCTTGGTCAGATGAACTTATCTGATGCAAAAGACTCTGTTCCTGCTGACCGGTAAACTATGCACGTTAATgttggtgaattttttttaccattccTTGCTCAGTGGGTCACATGGttcattttaatttcatttttttttccaggtGTCTTTTACTCGTCTTAGAGTCATCGAGGGTTGAAGTTGCTGTTTTGTTGAATGAGCTTGCCTACCTGAAATATGAAACTTCTAATAACTCTTCATCCAATGCTGAAATAATTCCTTTAAAGCAACGGAACCTGGCTATTGCTTTTTCTTTGATAGAGAAGACAATTAAGCTTATCTCAAATGTAGTTGAAGATGAAGGTACATTTGTGTTTCCTAGTTTAGCCAGCATGTGAGCTCTACCCTTTTCTGTGTGGGAACCATCAAGGAAATCTGTAATCTTAGCCATagtatgttaaaaaaaatttcatcattaAGCTTAGTTGCCATATTCATGGAGTTTGGCAGACACAATAATTAATAGCAGTCATGCACTTTCTTTAAAAACCTGAAAAATCATCTTTATATAATACTATCTAAAAGCAGGGAGGATTTTGGGTAAGCctccaaaatttttcaaaaaatacccCATTTTGGGAGTCAATCACACACACTTATTAAGGTAGATTCTCTCCTTTTAAGTCAGTTGAATAGGTATTACCCTCTAATTTTGATGCAAGTGTGATTTTTAAAGACgggatcaataaaaaaaaattaatgtcaacATGTATTCAATAAGAGATAATAATGCCATTGTGCTGGAATCATGTCTGATTAGGGGAAAGCTCATAGGAAAATTATTGAGAGCTCCCTTGTGGTAGTCTTGCCTTCATCTGAAAAGCCTCTACAATAACTTTCTATACATCTTGATCAACCAGATGCATTTCCTAAATCCAATCTCATTAAAATCCATCCAATCCTTTCAAATTAAACTTGCCCCTCCTTGTAGATTTTCAGCTTGTTTCTCTCACCTTGTTTAGCTGTATGGGAGCCCaatattgtcaaatatataGTTGTACCTTTTCTTAGTTGATCTGAATCCTTATTGTGAAATTATGTACAGTGAACCCGATTGAAGAAAACACTTTGTCGAAGGTTATCTCTGGGCTTAATGAGACAGTTGGTGTAGTTTTAGAGTATTTACAAGATGCAAAGGTAATGATCGAATAAGATCAAATTTAGTTTAGCCCCTCTTTATGAGTGTATTTATAATTGTAATTTGCAGGATCATGGACAAAAGAAAGGAGATGATCTCCTTGCTTCAGTGCGGCTTATTGGGAGGTATGCCTTTATGGTATCTCTTCCAAGGACTTCTATGTTTCTGTATGGCTTTTCACTGAATCAAGATTAGTGCATGAACTATTAGTGTTTTGCAGTTCACTTCAGTTGGATATAACTGAATTTTTAGTTGTGCAACTATTACTGGGAATTTATTGATATAATATGGtgttttgatgatttaaaaagtGTTTGAGCTTATTATATCAATAAGCTCGAACAATGTCTAAAATTAGTACCTTTGGGTGTGGTAAGACATAACAAAGTAAATTACTGGAATTCTGTAAGACAGATTGCTAAATGTTTGGACAAGCAAATTAAGCTTTGGGGTTTTCATGTGAAGACTTTAAGGTGAAaggaggtttagggtttggggagTTCGGGTTTtagattagaaaaaataaagaaaaagtgacTGGTTGGGGCCTGAGACTGATTCTAACGGTGCTAAGAATTAGAGATtaaggagaagaagaggaaaGGGAGAAGAAGAAACATAGCAACCATATCTATAAAGTATCAATAAACTGATCCCAAATTGCAATAATTTAACCCCCAACTCAAATTTtggtatattttatttatttacaggAAACAACATTTTGTTAAATAAAGGTACAAGAATGATAAACTGTCTTTCAAGTGAAACTAAAGTAGGGGTGAAATTGGTCAACCTGCTTGGAAGGTAAAACATCTTGCACAAAAACAGCTAATTCTTTGTCAACCTGTTAGTTTCATGAATGGTCTTTCTAGGAATCTGATTGAAACAACCATCTGAGCTTCTTGAAAGATCAGTAACTTTGTGGACTTCAAGTCTCTCTCTTACCTTTTGAGACCCCAGATAAAACAGTGGCTGTGTCTCTTTACACAGGAAATTTGTTGAAGAGGTCAAAGTTCTGTCCTCCATTAGACTTTCTAGTGAGGCTGAGGTTTCTGCCATTTTGGCTAAACCAGAACCAATTAGTTTGGGAAAAGCTCTCAACACATTGCCACAAAGATCCTTCAAAATGCTCCTGATTTGACATTCCCCGGATTGCTCAGCAAAACTCATCAATATTAAGCTTAAAACAGCTAGATGAAGGGGATTCCAATGGCATGTCCTTTCAGGGTTCTGCATGGTAGACTTAAAGGGAATGCCCTGAAAGTCCTGAGAATCCTTTGTCACTGATAAGGTACTGCACCTGCCAAGGGGATCTTTGACTATCCTAGAAATCACCTTTCACCCCTGCCAAATCATTTAGAGGATAGAAAACATCTCCCCTGGCTGTGGTACTTTGCTTCCAGAATTCTTATCTAGACCATTATAACCAATGGTGATCAAATCATTAGTACTCTTGGAGGAACCCTAGGAATACCTATCAATTGAATTAATCTGTGCCATAATCCCAAAGAAACAGGTTCTGAAGAAATGGGTGATTCACTTTCTCACCATTGTTGGAGCACAACACCTTGCTTCAGGCAAAGGGCAATAAATGGCCTCCTAACAGCAGTTCTTAGATATTGACCTTGTTAGCCACCAACCAGTCAGAAGCCTTGATTTCAGGTTGTCTTTGAGATTTCCAGATTAAGGAAGCCTGGGAGGAATAACTTGAGAAAGTCCTTAGAAAGGCATGCAAAAAGGACTTTGAGAGCAAGCTTGATGGAGCCAGATCCAAACCCTTGCATTAGGAAATAAAGGAAATGCACAGCAATGGATCAAAGAATACATGAGAGGAGAGATCAACAATTTTCTTGGTATGTTAAATTTGTCCCAGCTCCTGAAGAAGGTATGATCTAGGATATTTCAAGCAAAAGGCTAATCCCCTGAATTCTCCCAGAACTGATTTTCAAATTGTTACCAACAGAAAAGcagtaaacaaataaaatttgcaAGTAAATATGGTGACTTGCAAACTCCATCTATAAATTTCTCTAAAATGGAAAGTTTCTCAATCTTGTAACCAGCTGATTTGCAAGGCTAGAGAACACTTCCAATTGGAGTCAAAGTATAAACTATATATCTGTAGGAACTTTTAGAGTATTggaaatttgaatgaaataGAAACCAATTAGAAATAGGAAATTCCTAGTAAACAAGACTGAATTATGAGTATGACTCACCTACACCCTAACAAGAAACAAACCCATAAACAATTACCAACCCAGAAaccaaaaaatccaaaatttgccTTGACAGGCTAATGCTCAGTACAATTGAAATAAAACTACAAAACCTAATTACTCAAACAACCACCACATGCACTTCTCCAAACCAAAATGGTTTTATGTTTGACTTAGGGTCCATACGGACCAAAACTCATGTTGTAGGCTTTCAAAGCCTTTCATACTTTGTTGATCAAatgtaaacaaaaaattaagaatggTAGCACTTTGGAGTGTCTAAAAGAGGGAATTCCATAAATCATGATTGAAGTGTCAAGAACTCGTTGAAATTACCTGTTCTCTTTCAATCTAATGAATGCTTGTTTCAGCTATCTTGCAGAAACACCCCTTGCTTGCAGAGAGAAGGTTAGAGAACTTCTGGAGTTTATGCTCTCGATTGAAGGTGAAGATGAACCAAGGTTTTGACTGCTGTCAGAATATTGTTGTTTAATGAATTGACAATTAGAGCTGACATTAACTTGATCTATTTTGGAATGACAGACCTTTTTTCTCCATATGCTTTTTACTCCCAATGCTATGTCAAATAACAATGGAAATTGAAGGATGCAAAATTTTGGTATCTTGTGGAGGACAAAAAGCTGTAAGTATAATTTGGATCAATGTATATTTTCATACTGCTTCATGCTTGTAATATTGTTGTGATTTCAATCTAGCTGTTTTTCATCCATAAGATTTCTGCTCTTTAATTTTTCCCTTACTATCTCAGTACCATATGTGATGCCTTAGTTTGAAGACACCCTTAATTAGAGAATGGTACGAAAGAATACTGAggatttattttaactttctaTGCTTATTAATGCCTTATCATCACAAAGCCCAATTGCATGTATATgactatatatctatatatctatTCTAAAGCATCGTATTAATATGTCGCCattctgataaaaaaatgtcTTCTCTTTGCAGGTTGTGGAATGCCTCATAAAATTGATTGGTCCAAATGGTTGTATGATTGAGGATAAGGGTTGCATATTCTTGGCGTGTGATACAATTCTGAATCTTCTTCTCAAGGTAGTGAAATCATCACAGCAAGTCAATGTGGCTTATTTAGTATGAGAAATTATTAAcgtctttttgtttctttttatcaCTAGAGAGATCAAATTAAATTTCGATTGGACGAATCTACTTCTGTTCATCTTCTGAAAGCATTAGCATATTGGACAGGTACTGTTTCAGTCACTGCCTTAAAATGAACGCGTCTCCAGttcattgttattttttcttgtgaaaattagaatatgatcatatttttttctcactGTGTAAGCTTTTGACATATTTTGatttaagattattattttctttatacaaCAAATTGGGTAGTTGGAACTATTTATCAAGTGAGGAATAAAAGTGTTGTAATATTAGGCTAACAGTTGAATGAGAATGGTTAAAATCATGAAGGAAAGTTGAGACATAAGGTTCTCAAGGATGTTGAATTGGACTTGGCTGtcttttttaagaagaaaaagagaaatttatGTTTCCCTATCTGGTTTTTGTGAATGTGATGTAATACTAATATAGCATTAGCACTTGACATAATCTCTGTAATGGTTTGGAAGGTAGGGTTTATGGatgaaaaactgttttaaagAGGTTCAAACCACTGCCCACTCGTATGCTtgagatgaaaataatttctccATTAATCAAGTGGTCACCTACTGTTTGCATCCTCTTATTGCAGTAGGCTGGATAACAAACTAGACAAATTATATATGCTTGCACTGAGACCCATTTGATGTCAAAAGTTGGAGAGGAACtctataatttgaattttactaGTGTCCACATCAACTAAAACTAAATGCAACCCAACCACATAGCAAAGAAGTTGGTCTTAGTTAATGGGATCCCCATAGATTTCTTTCATTGTTCTAGGGGTCTAAGGTAAGGCGATCCCCTGTCCCCTTATGTCTTTGTTTTTGCTATGGAGGCATTCAATTGTTTGATaatgaagaaaaggaaagggtGTTTCATTTCTGGTTTCAAGGTGGGGAGAGGCTGAGAGGGAGTGGAGGTGACTCATCTATTATATGCTAATGATACCATCATTTTCTATAAGACAAGCCAAGAGTAGCTATTGCATCTGAATTGGACTCTTATGTGCTTTGAGGTGATTTTTGGGCTGAAAATCAATATGGAGAAAAGTGAGCTTATTCCAGTTAGGAGGGTATGTGGAAGCGCttgcttttgtttttggttGTCAGGTGGGAAGGCTTCCTTGTATGCATCTGGGCCTTCTGTTGAGCACCCCATTCAAATTGGCAGCAGTATAAAAAGAGGCGGAGAGATAGATTTTAGAAAAGATTGGCCTTGTGGAGTGGCCCTAGCTGTCAAAAGGGTGAGTTTCGTTCTAATTAGAAGCATGCTATCTACATGTCCTTATTGGTTATCCCAAGAAAGGTAAGCTTGAGACATGAGAATATTCATAGAGACTTCTTGTGGGGAGGTGGAGCTCTTGAGAGAAAACCTCATATGATCAATTGGTCAGTAGTTTGCATGGCTAAAAAAGGGGGGGCTTGGCATCAAGAATCTTTCTATTCTTAATACTACTCTTTGGGCAAGTGTAGTTTGAGATTTGCCTTAAAAAGAGTGTCTTTCTGGAAGTAAGTTATTATTGGGAAGTTTGGAGAATAAGGGGGAGGTTGGTGTTTTGGATGATAAGGGAATATTTTGGAGTGGGATTATGAAAGGCCATTTGGAGAAAATAAGAGGTTTTTAAAAGCAGAGTTCACTTTATTGTAGGGAATGAGAGGACTCATAGATTATGACAAGAGAGAGATTTTTTTGCACGAGAAGCAACATGGGGAAGGATATTGACCTTGGATCAGCCGAAAATGAGAGGGATGTCTTTAGGGAATAGATGTTGGATGTGTAAAAGGGAAGAACAGTTTATTGATCACTTTTATATTGCAAATCAGCAGGAATGTTGTGGCAgctgtttttttttctgtttggtATAGAATGGGTGATCCACTCTTCAACAAGTTGAGTTGGAATGAGCTCTTCGTCAAGAAGAGTGTGGTTGGCTACCcctttgtggttttttttttttttttttttctctcctctttTTGTGGGGGTGGGGGGGACAATTTGGCAGGAAAGAAATCAGAAGACATTTGAAGATGtatgaaaattggaactagtGCTCAAATACATTTTTGTGTAGTTTTTTGGAATGTGTACAGCTTTGTGTGGAAGATGCATCTATGTGTCTGatggttttgttttgttaggTTCAAAGTAGgtgtgagaatttttttttttttttttttttttatagtaaaatggAAGCATCAAACACATTttgcttatatatttttttttaataaaataaaaggaagacaCACATACATATACACTATTtgcttataatatatatttttttaaatgaaaaggaAGCATCATGGAAATTGAacttcacacacacacacacacacacacacacacacacacacacacacacacccacTCAATTTGCTTCAAACAGTGGCTTATACACAAACTACCATTTGATTCAAACAGTGGCTATTAAGATTGTCTTAACATTATCTTAATCCAGCCATTGAATGCCCTActgaaaaatatgtaaaaaaatttaatacaagGGGGGAAAACATTACTGTAGCAGCATTCTATGGTGCATTGTAGACCCTCAGTATTTATAACTTGGGGGCAGATTTCAAATGTTTTTGGTACGGTTGGGTGAACTGACCTAGCTATTGCAATAAGTGCAGTGTAAAAGTATCAATCTTTGATTTGCAGTCTGAGGAAAGGATCTGGGTTTCTATTAATCGTCTGCCTAAAGTGAttaataaagaacaaaaaaataaaaataaataaataaataaaaagaagaagaacaagcAGAAAGAATGAAAGAACTAGATGATTTTTCATAAATGTACTCTCTTGATAAAAATTGAGCTTGTCCAATGcaattttcctaaaatgatGACTGCTACTATtaaccttttattctttttgttccAGCCTTTATACAAAAAACTGGGGAAAAAATTGAACAATTGATATTAACGGAAATTTCTGGATGATTTTCAGAGGAAACTGATGAATCATCTGTAGTTATGATGGCCTCAAGCATTTGTTCTCTGATATTTGATCATACATCAGAGCAGGCTCTTCTAAATCATCCCAACATTGATCATAGCACTATTGCTAGTCTGTCTCAGCTCATCGTGAGAAGTTTGGCTACATGTGCGCAGGTAACTAACTGCATGATGCTTTCAATCTAATGTGTAGTGAATGCCTAAAATGGATGACAAAGGCCTTAGCATTTGGCTAGTTTATACATTGAAGCGTTACAAGTTATATAGAAAGTGGATGAACTGAAGAGGCATGAATTTCAGTCTCCATTCTCCTGCATGTTTGATGGGATATTATAACACATTTTCTCATGATTTCATTATTGTCTCCTCACAAGTTGCCTCTTCATTGAATTCAATACAGAATATGGGTGATGATATGAAATCAGACTTGGATCTTCTTGACATTGTTACTGCAGgtttgtcaaacatgtttttccaTGACTTGGACAGCatcaatttattttgatttaaatttttttttgttttaattccattttaatttttatgactAAGTTTAGGAAGATCTCTGCACGTGACACCTGTTTTTATAAGATTCTGTGTTGTCAACTTGATGCAGGATATTCTCGATGGTCCCATAGGTTCCCCCATATAAAAGCAGCAGTTGGGAGATTGAGTTAATCATCcttgaaaataacattttggTCTTCCCTTAACCACGCAGACTTGGTGCCTGGTATGAGTTTGAACTCTTTAGGAATCACCACACTGCTCCTGCTGTT
Coding sequences:
- the LOC117913121 gene encoding neurochondrin; its protein translation is MEQSPSLEDCLKLLKGERDEQRLAGLLLVTKFCKGDDNAALRRVYNAVGIGFLDRLLRTGMGKGTISSSGGDNRDAYLQLSVTVLAAFCRVPEIASSEDMVLKIPLILEILSKQSGSHVVEECYEFLFLVSTSCEDGVSALYKSGGLRVLASQMSTLADGSHSQELAMKLVQLMLSTVSLDIINNEYSSELSMMVAVIAREFAVLHDALKFEALHLLSAILSSKYSAPVHDTLRIMSNDIWSTYVRIGIVAILQNRVAPAEKLQALILAESVISILGERWLLGQMNLSDAKDSVPADRCLLLVLESSRVEVAVLLNELAYLKYETSNNSSSNAEIIPLKQRNLAIAFSLIEKTIKLISNVVEDEVNPIEENTLSKVISGLNETVGVVLEYLQDAKDHGQKKGDDLLASVRLIGSYLAETPLACREKVRELLEFMLSIEGEDEPRPFFSICFLLPMLCQITMEIEGCKILVSCGGQKAVVECLIKLIGPNGCMIEDKGCIFLACDTILNLLLKRDQIKFRLDESTSVHLLKALAYWTEETDESSVVMMASSICSLIFDHTSEQALLNHPNIDHSTIASLSQLIVRSLATCAQNMGDDMKSDLDLLDIVTAGYSRWSHRFPHIKAAVGRLS